A stretch of the Leptidea sinapis chromosome 17, ilLepSina1.1, whole genome shotgun sequence genome encodes the following:
- the LOC126969099 gene encoding uncharacterized protein LOC126969099, with product MTVYTKALDLMNEKPILGSSPTPSTSSSRGSNSETRVDLPYPVFESFEFYSVKGVLYVILSVLLLACIGGMSVIVMLHSYKTGFQNYQARCHIPVPRDMRERYMDGKFHVLPVAWDSKPMLELVSALNENDSDTIMDMLNEELDIGETVEKIAVVDNGHRVNFIHDFSSNLTGIVDDERCFVMDLQPDIVMPPELFINGLTNGANFDVSKVRTHLRAALPSIVDMAKAAKRMADSCFSKPTYRLYLNGVEIEKRSTDPQPRDFILFSGKHIQELKIDNYDEIIKYEKSLVQV from the exons ATGACGGTTTATACAAAAGCGCTGGATTTGATGAACGAGAAGCCGATACTGGGCTCGTCTCCAACTCCGAGCACAAGTTCGAGCCGAGGCAGTAATAGCGAG ACGCGGGTTGACCTTCCATACCCAGTCTTCGAAAGCTTTGAGTTCTACTCAGTGAAGGGCGTGCTGTACGTTATACTGTCCGTTCTATTGCTGGCGTGCATCGGCGGGATGTCAGTCATAGTGATGTTGCACTCGTATAAGACCGGCTTCCAGAACTATCAGGCACGCTGCCATATTCCAGTGCCAAGGGATATGCGTGAG AGATACATGGATGGAAAGTTCCACGTACTGCCTGTGGCTTGGGACTCGAAGCCGATGCTCGAGCTGGTGAGCGCCCTCAACGAGAATGACTCAGACACAATCATGGACATGCTCAACGAGGAACTGGATATCGGAGAGACGGTGGAAAAGATTGCCGTCGTGGATAACGGGCATCGAGTCAACTTTATACACGACTTCAGCAGCAACCTTACag GCATCGTTGACGATGAGCGTTGCTTCGTAATGGACCTCCAGCCCGATATCGTGATGCCTCCAGAGCTGTTCATCAACGGGCTAACTAATGGAGCAAACTTCGACGTGTCCAAGGTTCGCACGCATCTCCGTGCAGCCCTGCCCTCCATCGTGGACATGGCGAAGGCAGCCAAACGTATGGCAGACTCCTGCTTCTCCAAGCCGACATATCGGCTTTATCTCAATGGTGTTGAGA tagAGAAACGCTCAACTGACCCGCAGCCGCGAGACTTCATACTGTTTTCGGGCAAACACATCCAGGAGCTCAAGATAGATAACTACGATGAAATTATCAAATATGAGAAGAGTCTCGTACAAGTGTAA